Proteins found in one Anopheles aquasalis chromosome 3, idAnoAquaMG_Q_19, whole genome shotgun sequence genomic segment:
- the LOC126574687 gene encoding zinc finger protein 569-like, with protein sequence MDTTGDYVCRLCMAEGASDSDSLQLLNTNEELVQIIHALTTVEIILDADQQYFICTLCQQSVMNFNCFREQCIANDQIFRHKLLEVTEFKEVVPFEDAPEEEEIITDELIEQLPGDPTIGEDEASLNADSHSIQEEMPTQMVEEILITPLESVPEMESYASDSSSTKDAKPITGRGKTQTAKSKDSHGNKLPCVQCGKMIARNNMKQHLLVHDPDRPKVFCTYCGKAFQDQGRMQLHINSNHTLENKYPCEICGKTYLRPTSLRDHIKSKHTQDKQYQCSECGLIFNSWATRWHHFKKEHTTAKPFACTYCDWAFKFKGDLTLHIRKHTGEKPFKCDICGKAFNKSYNVVIHKKSHRNKEPPAAEATS encoded by the exons attcggattcgctACAGTTACTGAACACAAACGAAGAGTTGGTGCAAATAATCCACGCCTTGACCACGGTGGAG ATCATTCTAGACGCTGACCAGCAGTACTTTATCTGCACATTATGCCAGCAATCGGTGATGAACTTCAACTGCTTCCGCGAGCAGTGCATTGCAAACGATCAAATATTCCGCCACAAGCTCCTGGAAGTTACGGAGTTCAAAGAGGTAGTACCATTCGAGGATGCgccggaagaggaggagataATCACAGACGAGCTCATAGAACAGCTACCGGGCGATCCAACGATAGGCGAAGACGAGGCATCACTCAACGCCGATTCGCACTCGAttcaggaggaaatgcctacCCAGATGGTTGAAGAAATTCTGATCACGCCGCTTGAATCGGTGCCTGAAATGGAATCGTATGCGAGTGACTCTTCCTCGACCAAAGACGCCAAACCGATCACTGGTCGAGGAAAAACGCAAACCGCAAAGAGCAAGGACAGTCACGGCAACAAACTCCCTTGCGTACAGTGCGGTAAAATGATAGCGAGAAACAACATGAAGCAACACCTGCTGGTGCACGATCCTGATCGGCCCAAGGTATTCTGTACGTACTGTGGAAAGGCGTTCCAGGACCAGGGCCGAATGCAGCTGCACATTAACAGTAACCATACGCTGGAGAATAAGTATCCGTGTGAGATTTGCGGCAAAACTTATCTCCGGCCCACGTCGCTGCGTGATCACATCAAATCCAAGCACACACAGGACAAGCAGTACCAATGCAGCGAGTGTGGCCTGATTTTTAACAGTTGGGCGACACGATGGCATCACTTCAAGAAGGAACACACGACCGCAAAACCGTTTGCCTGTACCTACTGCGATTGGGCATTTAAATTCAA GGGTGATCTGACGCTGCACATTCGGAAGCACACCGGCGAGAAACCGTTCAAGTGCGATATCTGCGGCAAGGCCTTCAACAAGAGCTACAACGTGGTGATACACAAAAAGTCGCACCGGAACAAGGAACCCCCCGCAGCAGAGGCCACGTCGTAG
- the LOC126574688 gene encoding UPF0545 protein C22orf39 homolog, translating into MALYEAATQIKPKTPEEQEVLKNLWSIRPCYLYNEEYDDCTSIKARFHQYFIHGESIDCNQWKRDFDNCSRFEKDPNDTKSALELVRSEQSRREERMRAHYSNNVWSKRAGPPEDWAKPLPEHMQKEYETSFLAAKSKELRGGTQTPDSESSSCSIM; encoded by the exons ATGGCCCTTTACGAGGCGGCCACACAAATTAAACCGAAAACACCGGAGGAACAGGAAGTGCTGAAGAACCTGTGGTCG ATACGACCGTGTTACTTATATAACGAGGAGTACGACGATTGCACGAGCATCAAGGCCCGGTTTCACCAGTACTTCATCCACGGCGAGTCGATAGACTGCAATCAGTGGAAGCGAGATTTCGACAATTGTTCCCGCTTCGAGAAAGATCCCAACGACACCAAGAGCGCCCTCGAGCTGGTACGGAGTGAGCAGAGCCGGCGCGAGGAACGGATGCGAGCACACTACAGCAACAACGTGTGGAGTAAACGGGCCGGTCCGCCGGAAGATTGGGCCAAACCACTGCCAGAGCACATGCAGAAAGAGTACGAAACCTCGTTCCTGGCCGCGAAATCGAAAGAACTGCGTGGTGGAACCCAAACGCCGGACAGTGAAAGTTCGTCCTGCTCAATCATGTGA
- the LOC126575589 gene encoding zinc finger protein 675-like, whose translation MSNLNVCRLCLREEELNQLNQDDENILQMIQLLMSLNIWDDSGSMTLFLCVHCETLLNQFQLYREECINNDKIFRERLAEDAELRANYELDEISKQNPVEIEVDGTRLSVIFEDEEPQMVTRQRRTAQKPSRPPQAPRVKETQPHENVRSKTKVDQQAERLMACKQCGKMIVRSNMNKHLATHDPDRPRKSCPHCGKMFKDSQLLSVHINSHHTFERKYVCDECGAVYLRPNSLREHKLAKHSSEARYECKECGMKFSNFSKKSHHYIAVHTDEKPFACQYCDKAFKFKCDLTIHTRVHTGEKPFKCDICGKSFSKSYNVVIHKKSHRNVN comes from the exons atgtcgaatttaaACGTTTGCCGGCTTTGTTTAAGAGAGGAAGAGCTCAATCAACTCAATCAGGATGACGAGAACATTCTGCAGATGATCCAGTTGCTGATGTCGCTAAAC ATATGGGACGATTCCGGATCGATGACCCTGTTCCTGTGTGTGCACTGTGAAACACTCTTAAACCAGTTCCAGCTTTATCGTGAAGAGTGCATCAACAATGACAAGATTTTCCGGGAACGGCTGGCGGAAGACGCCGAGCTGAGAGCGAACTATGAGCTTGACGAAATCAGCAAACAAAATCCGGTCGAAATCGAAGTGGATGGAACAAGGTTGTCCGTGATATTCGAAGATGAAGAGCCACAAATGGTGACACGTCAGCGACGAACGGCACAGAAACCGTCCAGACCTCCACAGGCTccgagagtgaaagaaacGCAGCCACACGAGAACGTGCGGTCAAAGACAAAAGTAGACCAGCAGGCTGAACGGCTGATGGCTTGTAAGCAGTGCGGAAAGATGATCGTTCGCAGCAATATGAACAAGCACCTGGCAACGCACGATCCGGATCGACCACGGAAGAGTTGCCCGCACTGTGGCAAGATGTTTAAGGACTCGCAGCTGCTAAGCGTCCACATCAACAGCCATCACACGTTCGAGAGGAAGTACGTGTGCGAtgagtgcggtgcggtgtacTTACGGCCCAACTCACTCCGGGAGCATAAGCTGGCGAAACACTCTTCCGAGGCACGGTACGAGTGCAAGGAGTGTGGCAtgaagttttccaatttctccAAAAAGAGCCATCATTACATAGCGGTGCACACGGATGAGAAACCGTTCGCCTGCCAGTACTGCGATAAAGCCTTCAAGTTCAA GTGCGATCTGACGATTCACACTCGAGTTCATACTGGCGAAAAACCATTCAAGTGCGATATTTGCGggaaatccttcagcaagagCTACAACGTGGTTATTCATAAGAAATCTCACcgaaatgtaaattga
- the LOC126576080 gene encoding recQ-mediated genome instability protein 1-like: MIQNDNVRVQQVKLRFVREFNIKVIDEWLTGCVSFCLQENPQTTNESLFEFAFSQWLLADLREIGVAVLPAGFNGRTEQHTLNGSFPIQMHQLIDISESVYDQWRKMYDKKLDEADDEVQMRKSQTQHTKKRRMLKLELSDGKQTVTAMEHSPIRCLNTKLAPGSKILLTGPLRCINSVLLLEPKNVRILGGEIDVLLIDNAYENVLLRAMHKPVNPNPKIEYEEPEVVECRTRNNYGNIPSIPMTSQSQRGHTTRPHRQTSPSAIEVEDGDDDSLLLAVDLDSIETSQPRREESKPEQVPAISTLMDDDELDELVNLIEDPVEPEIMNEQVSSTRYSQPSPVRPQPRPIAARPSPPPQLAEPDEDDFDLMNSLENEIQNEMREYQAASAFAPSEWPMEPDEETLRSPQMKKSRLSNEPEPVMAAKREQETNGVEVEESASSKRFDQFNAISVFEDSLDAVIDLDSVSMSSIPGILSPSYAFRIDNISLVTIEQLDVLDAKDRVGRSFVVFGEVIDLVEPPRIKKQMWHMGIKLSDNTAPGLSVRLRNDVVVGMIPTRPNPGELMRRNLIDREATLKLLDTMLGELNQVLHEIRCFWRVDYTDQQSSSQPAAADELPTVIKRYEMTDERRTLLMRKISKENCGQLRDLL; this comes from the exons ATgatccaaaacgataacgtcCGCGTGCAGCAGGTGAAGCTGCGGTTTGTGCGTGAGTTCAATATCAAAGTGATCGACGAATGGTTGACGGGTTGCGTGTCCTTTTGCCTGCAAGAAAacccccaaaccaccaacgAGAGTCTGTTCGAGTTTGCCTTCAGCCAGTGGTTGCTGGCGGATCTGCGCGAGATCGGGGTGGCGGTGTTGCCGGCCGGCTTCAACGGCCGAACGGAACAGCACACACTGAACGGCAGCTTCCCGATTCAAATGCACCAACTGATTGATATCT CGGAATCTGTGTACGATCAGTGGCGAAAAATGTACGACAAGAAGCTCGACGAAGCGGACGATGAGGTGCAGATGCGAAAGAGCCAAACGCAACACACGAAGAA GCGCCGTATGCTGAAGCTAGAGCTTTCGGATGGCAAACAAACGGTCACCGCCATGGAGCACAGCCCTATCCGATGCCTCAACACAAAGCTTGCACCAGGATCGAAGATACTGTTGACCGGACCGTTGCGCTGCATCAACAGCGTCCTCTTGCTGGAGCCCAAAAACGTACGGATTCTCGGTGGAGAGATCGATGTGCTGCTAATCGACAATGCGTACGAAAACGTGCTGCTCCGGGCGATGCACAAACCAGTCAATCCGAACCCAAAAATCGAATACGAAGAGCCGGAAGTGGTGGAATGCCGTACGCGTAACAACTACGGTAACATTCCGTCGATCCCTATGaccagccagagccagagaggCCACACAACGAGACCGCACCGTCAAACGTCACCTTCCGCGATCGAGGTAgaggatggcgatgatgattcgCTACTGTTGGCCGTGGATTTAGACTCCATTGAGACGAGCCAACCACGACGGGAGGAGAGCAAACCGGAACAAGTGCCAGCCATCAGTACCCTgatggatgacgatgagctCGATGAGCTGGTGAACTTGATCGAGGATCCGGTTGAACCGGAAATCATGAACGAACAGGTGTCCTCGACGAGGTACTCGCAACCTTCTCCCGTACGGCCACAACCCCGGCCCATAGCCGCCCgcccgtcgccaccgccacaatTAGCCGAaccggatgaggatgatttcgATTTAATGAACTCGCTAGAGAATGAAATTCAGAATGAAATGCGAGAATACCAAGCAGCCAGTGCCTTTGCTCCTTCGGAGTGGCCCATGGAACCGGACGAGGAGACACTGAGGTCACCACAGATGAAGAAAAGTCGGTTGAGTAACGAGCCTGAACCGGTAATGGCGGCAAAACGTGAACAGGAGACCAACGGGGTCGAGGTGGAAGAAAGTGCTTCCAGCAAAAGGTTCGATCAGTTCAATGCCATATCGGTGTTTGAGGACAGTTTGGATGCCGTGATCGATTTGGATTCGGTTTCCATGTCATCGATTCCTGGTATCCTTTCACCGAGCTACGCATTCCGGATCGATAACATCAGCTTGGTGACGATCGAGCAGCTGGATGTACTCGATGCGAAGGATCGTGTCGGTAGAAGCTTCGTTGTGTTCGGTGAGGTGATTGATCTGGTCGAACCACCCCGAATAAAGAAGCAAATGTGGCACATGGGAATCAAGCTATCGGATAACACGGCACCGGGGCTGTCGGTGCGGTTGCGCAATGATGTGGTCGTCGGGATGATTCCCACCAGACCCAATCCAGGGGAACTGATGCGCAGGAATCTAATCGATCGTGAAGCTACCCTAAAGCTGCTCGACACGATGCTGGGGGAGTTGAATCAAGTTCTGCATGAGATTAGATGCTTTTGGCGCGTTGATTATACGGATCAGCAGTcctcgagccagccagcggcggCCGATGAGCTACCGACAGTGATAAAGAGATACGAAATGACCGACGAACGGAGGACGCTACTGATGCGCAAGATCAGCAAAGAGAACTGTGGCCAGCTAAGGGATCTGTTGTAA
- the LOC126576081 gene encoding mitochondrial uncoupling protein 2-like gives MSFQRRTSEKTSELTASVPVKLLTAGTAACFADFITFPLDTAKVRLQIQGEQPIRTVAMTPAINAPVASLKLNPTPIPATQHVQYRGLVGTITTITRQEGFRTLYNGLSAGLQRQLCFCSIRLGLYDTVKAFYGSLLKENEAGLQIGTRVLAGLTTGGAAVLVAQPTDVVKVRFQAATRSSTGRRYASTLEAYRTIHREEGVRGLWRGAMPNVGRNAIVNVAEIVCYDVVKDCLLLYAHMPNDIRCHFSAAVVAGLAATIVASPVDVVKTRFMNSPRGQYRGAIDCAIRMGAKEGMGAFYKGFAPSFARLVSWNIVMWISYEQLKMVVFQHS, from the exons ATGAGCTTTCAACGACGCACTTCAGAAAAGACGTCAGAGCTGACGGCATCCGTGCCGGTCAAGCTGCTGACCGCCGGTACTGCTGCCTGCTTTGCCGACTTCATCACCTTCCCGCTCGATACGGCCAAAGTGCGACTACAG ATTCAAGGTGAACAACCGATCCGGACGGTCGCAATGACTCCTGCCATCAATGCACCGGTTGCGTCGCTCAAGCTGAACCCTACACCGATTCCGGCCACACAGCACGTCCAGTATCGGGGCCTGGTGGGGACGATAACCACCATCACGCGCCAGGAAGGGTTCCGCACGCTCTACAATGGCCTATCGGCGGGCCTGCAACGTCAGCTGTGCTTCTGCTCGATCCGTCTCGGTCTCTACGATACCGTCAAGGCGTTCTATGGTTCCCTGCTTAAAG AAAACGAAGCCGGTCTTCAGATTGGAACCCGTGTACTGGCCGGACTGACGACGGGTGGTGCGGCCGTCCTGGTCGCTCAGCCGACCGATGTGGTGAAGGTTCGTTTCCAGGCAGCAACCCGTTCCTCAACCGGTCGTCGGTATGCTTCGACCCTCGAAGCCTACCGGACGATACACCGGGAGGAGGGTGTCCgtggactgtggcgtggtgcgaTGCCCAATGTAGGGCGCAATGCGATCGTCAACGTGGCGGAGATCGTGTGTTACGATGTGGTAAAGGATTGTCTGCTCCTGTACGCACACATGCCCAACGATATCCGGTGTCACTTTTCGGCGGCCGTTGTGGCCGGTCTAGCGGCAACCATCGTTGCTTCCCCGGTCGATGTGGTGAAGACAAGGTTCATGAACTCACCCCGTGGTCAGTATCGCGGTGCGATCGATTGTGCCATCCGGATGGGTGCGAAGGAGGGTATGGGTGCGTTCTATAAGGGCTTTGCGCCCTCCTTTGCCCGGCTCGTCTCCTGGAACATCGTCATGTGGATATCGTACGAGCAGCTCAAGATGGTTGTGTTCCAGCACAGCTAA
- the LOC126574457 gene encoding transcription initiation factor TFIID subunit 5: protein MAQSKTDLLAVLAVVKKYNLKGTEELLRKEAALTEENVAGEAEVNSVLAAYKSEGDPDIYETSYMELRKFVDDSLDIYKHELALILYPVLVHMYIELVYNSHEEQAKKLITKFGPEQEYYYQDELAKLAMVTKRDQMSGNDITDTFKSNAFTIRISRDTLSLLKRHLHEKKASVILNIVNEHMYFDLYEGVARNKAQCDATCGAMTGEAKRQDNKIKVYYGLLKEPDVQTLVAAPPEEDDDMDPDAPDKPKKKKPKKDPLFSKKAKSDPNAPPLDRIPLPKLKDADKMEKIKALREATKRVNLGPDSLPSICMYTLLNANYTVTCAELSEDSSLMAVGFTDSTIKVWSMTPVKLREMKSAEQLKEIDRDAEDVLIRMLDDRRAETCRTLCGHSGPVYRTSFAPDRTMVLSCSEDCTIRLWSLHTWTCVVVYKGHQFPVWDVRFSPHGHYFVSCSHDKTARLWSTDSHQPLRIFAGHLSDVDVCIFHPNSNYVATGSSDRTVRLWDVCVGNHHRLLTGHKAPIHSLGFSMCGRYLASGSADHRVLIWDLAHGHLIAALTGHTASVHSLCFSRDGTILATGGLDCALKLWDFTKLVDDISGENVNVSHNPDVRDGEPYLLRTFPTKQSPFLTLHFTRRNLLLGVGMFDLSI from the exons ATGGCGCAAAGTAAAACAGACCTGCTGGCCGTGCTGGCAGTGGTGAAGAAGTACAATTTAAAG ggaACGGAAGAACTGCTGAGGAAGGAGGCCGCCCTGACCGAGGAGAATGTGGCGGGCGAGGCGGAGGTGAACAGTGTGCTGGCCGCGTACAAGAGCGAGGGCGATCCGGATATTTACGAAACGTCGTACATGGAGCTGCGCAAGTTTGTGGACGATTCGCTCGACATCTACAAGCACGAGCTGGCGCTCATCCTGtatccggtgctggtgcacatGTACATCGAGCTGGTGTACAATAGCCACGAGGAGCAGGCGAAGAAGCTGATCACCAAGTTTGGCCCCGAACAGGAGTACTACTATCAGGACGAGCTGGCCaagctggcgatggtgacgaagCGGGATCAGATGAGCGGGAACGATATCACGGACACGTTCAAATCGAACGCCTTCACGATCCGCATCTCGCGTGATACGCTATCGCTGTTGAAGCGGCATCTGCACGAGAAGAAAGCGTCCGTCATACTGAACATCGTGAACGAGCACATGTACTTCGATCTGTACGAGGGAGTGGCCCGGAACAAGGCCCAATGTGATGCTACATGTGGTGCGATGActggcgaagcgaagcggcAGG ATAACAAGATAAAGGTGTACTATGGACTGCTCAAAGAACCGGACGTACAGACGCTTGTCGCGGCACCACCGGAGGAGGATGACGATATGGATCCGGATGCACCGGAtaaaccgaagaaaaagaaacccaaGAAGGATCCACTGTTTTCGAAGAAAGCCAAATCCGACCCAAACGCACCACCGCTCGATCGTATACCGTTGCCAAAGCTGAAGGATGCGGACAAGATGGAGAAAATCAAGGCGCTGCGTGAGGCAACGAAGCGCGTGAATCTAGGGCCGGATTCTTTGCCATCCATCTGCATGTACACGTTGCTCAATGCGAACTATACCGTCACCTG TGCCGAGTTGAGTGAAGATTCCAGCCTTATGGCCGTTGGGTTCACCGATTCCACCATCAAAGTTTGGTCAATGACACCGGTAAAGCTGCGTGAGATGAAGAGTGCGGAACAGCTCAAAGAGATCGATCGTGATGCCGAGGATGTGCTGATCCGTATGCTGGATGATCGAAGGGCAGAAACGTGCCGTACACTGTGCGGTCACAGTGGTCCCGTGTATCGTACTTCGTTCGCACCGGATCGTACGATGGTGCTGTCGTGCTCGGAGGACTGCACCATACGCCTCTGGTCACTGCACACGTGGACGTGCGTCGTGGTGTACAAGGGCCACCAGTTCCCGGTCTGGGATGTACGCTTTTCACCCCACGGACACTACTTTGTCAGCTGTTCGCACGATAAAACCGCTCGCCTGTGGTCAACGGATTCGCATCAACCGTTGCGGATCTTCGCTGGCCATCTGTCCGATGTGGACGTTTGTATCTTTCACCCGAACAGTAACTACGTAGCGACGGGATCGAGTGATCGTACGGTACGGTTGTGGGACGTTTGCGTCGGGAATCACCATCGATTGTTGACCGGGCATAAGGCACCGATACATTCGCTTGGTTTTTCCATGTGCGGACGCTATCTGGCCTCGGGATCGGCTGACCATCGGGTGCTGATTTGGGATCTGGCTCACGGACACCTGATTGCGGCACTGACGGGTCACACGGCCTCCGTACACTCGCTGTGCTTTAGCCGTGACGGTACGATCCTGGCGACCGGGGGGTTGGACTGTGCGCTCAAGCTGTGGGACTTTACGAAGCTCGTGGATGACATCAGCGGCGAGAACGTGAACGTGTCGCACAATCCGGACGTGCGCGATGGCGAACCGTATCTGTTGCGCACGTTCCCCACCAAGCAGTCACCCTTCCTGACGCTCCACTTTACGCGTCGCAATCTGCTGCTCGGCGTTGGCATGTTCGACCTTAGCATTTAG